Below is a genomic region from Coriobacteriia bacterium.
TCTGCCGCTCATCTTCATCGGCTTCCTCTATGTGCTCACCATCAAGCTGCGCAAGTCGCCGTTCGATATCTCGATGGCGCAGCACGCGCACCAGGAGATCGTCCGAGGCATCGTGACCGAGTTCTCGGGTCGCACGCTTGCCCTCGTCGAGCTCTCGCACTGGTACGAGACCATACTCTTCCTCGGATGGACGGGCATGTTCGTCATCTGGGCCGGGGGCTGGGTTGCCGCCGTGGTGGCCATCGTCGTCGCGCTTGTCATCTGGTTCTTCGAGATCTGGATTGACAATAACTTCGCTCGTTTCAAGTGGGAGACGATGCTCAAGAGCGCCTGGTGGGTCGCGTTGGTTGCCGGCACCATCAATATCGTCTACCTGCTGTTCATCTAGAATCGGGAGGTGCCAACTATGTCAAACGTGGGAAAGTCACCCTGGATCATTCACTACGATGGCTCGAGCTGTAACGGTTGTGACATCGAGGTGCTCGCTGCGCTGACTCCGCTCTATGATGCGGAGCGCTTCGGCGTCGTCAACACGGGCAATCCCAAGCATGCGGATATCTTCGTCGTCACGGGTGGCATCAATGACCAGAACGCGCCGGTCGTCAAGCAGATCTACGATCAGATGCTCGAACCCAAGGTTGTCGTTGCCTGTGGCGCATGTGCCTGTGGTGGTGGCGTCTACCAGACCTGCTACAACATTCTCGGTGGTGTCGACACCGTCATCCCCGTCGATGCCTACGTTCCCGGCTGCGCCGTCAAGCCCGAGTCGATCCTCGATGCCGTCATCGCGGGCGTCGGGATTCTCGAGGAGAAGGCAAAGGCCATGAAGATGAATCCGGCCGACAAGGACCGAACCGACGCGCAGGCCTCGACGGGCGCGCATGCATCCGTTGCCGATGTCGATGACGTGCCCGGTGCCTCGGGTGCGGGTGTCGAGTAGGAGGGTGAGCATGATACTATTTCAGCCCAACGTGTTTGAGACCGTGGAACTCGATGCGCTCTTCGAAGCGGTTTCCGACTTCAAGCAGCGTGATTACCGTTTCGTGCAGATCTGCGCGACGACGCTCGAGGATTCCTGCGAGCTGCTCTATACCTTCATCGCACCCGATGCCGTTGACGGCTGCCTCACTGGTTTGACCGTGAACGTTCCCGACGGCATGCCCGTTCCCTCGATAACCGAGCTCTATCCCGCAGCCTTCGTCTTCGAGAACGAGACGCACGATCTCTTCGGTGTCAACATTTACGGCATCAACCTGGATTTCCAGGGGGAGTTCTACAAGGTGTCCCAGAAGTTCCCGATGAATCCGCGCGCTGCCGAAGAGCAGACCGAGACGGACAAGGAGGCCGGCAATGAGTAAACGCACCGTCGTCCCGTTCGGACCGCAGCACCCCGTCCTTCCCGAGCCCGTGCATCTGGACCTCGTCTTGGAGGACGAGACCGTCGTCAATGCCATTCCGCGCATCGGCTACGTTCATCGTGGTCTCGAGAAGCTCGTCGAGAAACGTGACTACACGCAGTTCGTCTACGTGACCGAGCGCATCTGCGGCATCTGCTCGTTCGGCCACTCGCTTGGCTATTCCGAGTGCGTCGAGAAGCTTATGGGCATCGAAATCACCGATCGCGCTGCCTACCTGCGCGTTATCTTCCACGAGCTCTCCCGTATGCACAGCCACCTGCTGTGGCTCGGCCTGCTGGCCGATGGCTTTGGCTTCGAGGCCCTGTTCATGCATGCCTGGCGTTTGCGCGAGACCGTTCTCGACATCTTCGAGCAGGTCACGGGCGGCCGCGTCATCTTCTCCGCCTGCGACGTGGGTGGTTTTCGCCAGGAGGTTTCCAACGAGACACTCGCCGGCATCGTGATCAAGCTCGAGAAGCTGCGCGAGGAGTACCGCAGCATCGCGAAGACCCTGCTCGAGGATTCCTCCGTCAAGAGCCGTATGGTCGGTGTCGGACACATCTCGACCGAGAAGGCCCTCGAGCTCTCGATGGTCGGTCCCTTCGCACGTGCCTCCAATGTCGCCACCGACGAGCGCCTCAACGGCATCGGCGCCTACGGCGAGCTCGCATCCTTCGAGCCCGTGCTCTCCGACGGCGGCGATTGCTACGCTCGCTGCGATGTGCGCGTGCGCGAGGTGCTGCAATCCATCGACATCATTGCCGAGCTCGTCGACAAGATTCCCGATGGCGAGGTCATGGTGCCTGTCAAGGGTGCGCCCGAGGATGGCGCCCAGGCGATGACGACGCTCGAGCAGCCTCGTGGCCAGGCCTTCTATTACTCGAAGGGCAACGGTACCAAGAATCTCGCCCGCATGCGCGTGCGCACGCCGACGAGTCAGAACATCGCAGGTATGGTTGCCGCGCTTTCCAACGTCGAGCTTGCTGACGTACCCATGGTCGTCCTTACGATTGACCCGTGCATCAGCTGCACTGAAAGGTAGAGAGATGGGTGTATTCAAACTGGGCGGACTGACGCTCAAAAGCCTGTTTAGCAAGCGCGCGACGAGGAAATATCCCTACGAGGTACGCGAGACCTTCGAGAACGCACGTGGCCAGATCGACATGATCGACATCCACAACTGTATCTTCTGCGGCATGTGCCAGCGTAAGTGTCCTGCCGATTGCATCGTCGTCGATCGTGACGAGTCGCGCTGGACCTACTGGCCCTACAAGTGCATCGCCTGCGGTGCCTGTGTGGCCTCCTGCCCGACCAAGGACCTCGAGATGCTCAGGGATCGTCCGCCCATCACGACGGACAACCAGACGACGCGCGTCTACGAGCTCACCGAAGAGGAGAAGGCCGAGAAGGCGCGCATCGCCGCCGAAAAGAAGGCAGCTGCACTCAAGGCCGCCGAAGAGAAGAAGAAGGCTGCTGCGGCGAAGAAGGCTGCCGAGGAGGCAGCTGGCAACGCACCAGCGGGGGAGTAGTCCGAATTTTGCCAGAGGAGTTCTCGATGGCATCAGATGAGATGGCACATACCGAAGAGGAGCAAGTGCTCGATAAGGTGCTCACCGCTCCTAACGTGATTACGCTCGTGCGTCTGTTGCTGCTCCCGCTCTTTCTCTGGCTTCTCTTCGCCACGCCGTATCATATCGCCGCGCTCGTCGTCTACGCTGTCGCCGCATCGACCGATTGGGTCGATGGTCAGGTCGCGCGTCGCACGCACCAGGTCTCCAAGCTTGGCAAGCTCTTCGATCCCTTCGTCGACAGGCTGCTCATCGCCGTCGGTGTTATCGCCATCTTCATACTCGGGCGTCTGCCTCTGTGGATACTCGTCTATCTCATCGTGCGTGACCTCTGCCTGTTGCTCGGGGGACGCTATCTGCTTGCCAGGGTCGGCAAGGTTCCGCCGGTCGTCTACGTCGGAAAGTTTGCGACCGCCTTCATCATGATTGGCTTTTGTCTTCTCCTGCTCGGGATGCCCATGCTTCCCGGTCTCGGGCTTGCCGATGCGCCTGCATGGCTCCCCGGTTTTGGCGGCGATGAGGCCCTGCTCGGTATCTGGTTTGTCTACGCAGGTCTCGTCTGCTCGATAATCGCCTTTGTCATCTATGTCATAAAGGGCGTTCGCCTCCTCGCAAAAGCATCCTGACCAGCGCATATCAAGGTTCTGTGCAGCTTTTGCGCAGGAGAATTAAATTTTGCTTAATCGTTTAATTATGCTGGGTACCTCTCGCGTCATTGGTGGTATTCTTAGCAGTCACATATTGCCCGATAGAAGAGGTTTGAGCACAGGTGAC
It encodes:
- a CDS encoding NADH dehydrogenase subunit, which codes for MILFQPNVFETVELDALFEAVSDFKQRDYRFVQICATTLEDSCELLYTFIAPDAVDGCLTGLTVNVPDGMPVPSITELYPAAFVFENETHDLFGVNIYGINLDFQGEFYKVSQKFPMNPRAAEEQTETDKEAGNE
- a CDS encoding NADH-quinone oxidoreductase subunit D, whose amino-acid sequence is MSKRTVVPFGPQHPVLPEPVHLDLVLEDETVVNAIPRIGYVHRGLEKLVEKRDYTQFVYVTERICGICSFGHSLGYSECVEKLMGIEITDRAAYLRVIFHELSRMHSHLLWLGLLADGFGFEALFMHAWRLRETVLDIFEQVTGGRVIFSACDVGGFRQEVSNETLAGIVIKLEKLREEYRSIAKTLLEDSSVKSRMVGVGHISTEKALELSMVGPFARASNVATDERLNGIGAYGELASFEPVLSDGGDCYARCDVRVREVLQSIDIIAELVDKIPDGEVMVPVKGAPEDGAQAMTTLEQPRGQAFYYSKGNGTKNLARMRVRTPTSQNIAGMVAALSNVELADVPMVVLTIDPCISCTER
- a CDS encoding NADH-quinone oxidoreductase subunit B: MSNVGKSPWIIHYDGSSCNGCDIEVLAALTPLYDAERFGVVNTGNPKHADIFVVTGGINDQNAPVVKQIYDQMLEPKVVVACGACACGGGVYQTCYNILGGVDTVIPVDAYVPGCAVKPESILDAVIAGVGILEEKAKAMKMNPADKDRTDAQASTGAHASVADVDDVPGASGAGVE
- a CDS encoding CDP-alcohol phosphatidyltransferase; the encoded protein is MAHTEEEQVLDKVLTAPNVITLVRLLLLPLFLWLLFATPYHIAALVVYAVAASTDWVDGQVARRTHQVSKLGKLFDPFVDRLLIAVGVIAIFILGRLPLWILVYLIVRDLCLLLGGRYLLARVGKVPPVVYVGKFATAFIMIGFCLLLLGMPMLPGLGLADAPAWLPGFGGDEALLGIWFVYAGLVCSIIAFVIYVIKGVRLLAKAS